The Nostoc sp. PCC 7524 nucleotide sequence CTGTTAAGGCTGCCTCATTTGGCGGTTCTGCCTTGAGATGGGTAGCGATGCAACGAATACCACTGAGACGTTCCGCTCCATAACGAGGCAATTCCATTGGCGGAATTTGCGTTTGACGCGGAGTGCCTACACCAACACGAATCACTTGTCCGCGACGGTTGACGTAGGCACACACAGGGAGATTAATTTCAGTGCTAATGGCTGCCAGACGCTGGGAGAACTCAGGCGTAGTGATGCGATCGCCTGGGATGCGTTGGTGGTACAGTCGCTGTAGTTGTTTCAGCTGACTGGACTTTAAACCCTGAAGATTTCCGAAAATAGTTTCTATAGGCGTTTCGACCAGTAAACTGGCCCCCCGAATCCTTCTATTGTCTATTTTACAACAGTGCTAGGACTGCACACTCTGTCTTTTGGGGGTTGGGTGGTTAATTTAAGGCTAGAGATGAGAATTTACACTTTACGCGATCGCTTGAGCATAAAAAAGAAAGGTTGAGTTAGGTTTTTATAATCCATAATTCCTAAGACAGTGTTATCATCTACTTTTCTAAAAAAATCATTGATTGGTAAATAATCATAAATCATTGTAGCCGCAACTTTGCCTCTATACTCCATCATGCGTAGTCTTGCTTGGCTGTTTTCGGTTTTCATTAAATAAATTATTGGCATGAATAATGGTTTTAGAGAATTATTTTTGGGTATGGATACTTTTAAAAACCAGTCCATTAAAGTGGG carries:
- a CDS encoding DUF4334 domain-containing protein is translated as METLENYQLILNTGHTTTEQALEIFDALEPVNLEFMFGRWQGSGLNTNHPMDGLLEIANWYGKEFIDSENVHPLLFLDSQEKIFRVAPNPTLMDWFLKVSIPKNNSLKPLFMPIIYLMKTENSQARLRMMEYRGKVAATMIYDYLPINDFFRKVDDNTVLGIMDYKNLTQPFFFMLKRSRKV